The following coding sequences lie in one Yamadazyma tenuis chromosome 3, complete sequence genomic window:
- the SVP26 gene encoding erv26 superfamily protein (COG:I,T; EggNog:ENOG503P13K), which yields MFLQLISYLGVGFGFLFLVLAIASALYYLSELVEEHSEPTKRILKRLIYIITGVLVLLYLFDGFPFLLTVFSMFSYFVYLQNLHKFPYVQLTSPIFLASCGLVVANHFFWFNHFHNPYIPPLEERLKPEYVPPHIPSFTEICSFFGLCVWLVPFALFVSLSANDNLLPHHMEVDPSGKKKNNGLAKVVVANIRDNVYSASRALGYELDPHHGQMV from the coding sequence ATgttccttcaactcatctCATACTTAGGAGTGGGATTTGGCTTTTTGTTTCTAGTTCTTGCAATCGCCTCGGCATTGTACTACCTCTCCGAACTTGTGGAAGAGCATTCCGAACCCACCAAACGAATCCTTAAAAGGCTCATCTATATCATCACAGGTGTCCTTGTACTTCTATACTTATTCGATGGATTCCCATTCCTTTTGACGGTATTTTCGATGTTCTCCTACTTTGTGTACCTCCAGAACCTCCACAAATTCCCCTACGTACAGTTGACTTCTCCCATCTTTTTGGCTTCTTGTGGACTTGTGGTGGCCAACCATTTCTTTTGGTTTAACCACTTCCATAATCCATACATCCCTCCATTGGAGGAACGGTTGAAGCCTGAGTACGTACCACCTCATATCCCTTCGTTCACGGAGATTTGCTCATTCTTTGGGTTATGCGTGTGGCTTGTGCCGTTTGCTCTCTTTGTCAGTTTGAGTGCTAATGACAACcttcttcctcatcacATGGAAGTGGATCCGCTgggaaagaagaaaaacaacGGATTGGccaaggtggtggtggccaacATCCGTGACAACGTGTACTCGGCCAGCCGGGCGTTGGGCTACGAATTGGATCCTCACCATGGGCAAATGGTATAA
- the SPO14 gene encoding Phospholipase D1 (COG:I; EggNog:ENOG503NX5P) yields MSEASKADPPASNSQSQSLSLSNGKPLRESSHFDDIYKSISSTSEASHQSRPKSHRRSSLGSDEGPSYTIGNPIQFLFSRDDPLQLRYSDEGEMERDRAEYVPSEDEREDIVPNGEGEQQVEEEQIERNQTLSSFLPSMFRNADHAQNINDEDKKSKRKFHLFRKRTKDREKKQSIITIPDEEPEQEDEDLFTGQRAQQLVGALAFGPPAISLMASCLLEDETGLSRAPLLLSLLGFRVTDISNTILTKNRKFRIDLEYGVGPQRMKWSVERTAKDLLYLHSRFKLDNWRKEVVRNKNSELPKYPIPPLRRNNQDGNLLTRYARTNSIKPALNEYLNHEGHDHQHEDMHSAISLGQLASLRAHLSHSSASSSELFDQNPEALRVRISKNQDYIHQVVNYLNELIKLVALKPQSNRLFHFLEISPISSLLSYETGFIGKQGVVHIGGTAKSQGWRVGHFKANDLKGMIDRRSEKWLLVRNSYIMYVSDINSTLPLEVFLVDHKFRITYKGDQFFKDDDDSDYDDDSVEQKVASENGDEAHKHAVFKHLKIVIENSERKLSLLPKSQKEQKLWINSLFEMKNSTVWSKKNRFDSFAPVRDNCYAQWFVDGRDYFWAISSAIEMAKDVVYIHDWWLSPELYLRRPANGNQQWRIDRLLQRKAKQGVKIFVILYRNVGSTVSTDSLYTKHSLLSLHDENIHVIRSPNQLLQNTYFWAHHEKLCVVDSTVAFIGGIDLCYGRFDTPDHVITDDSGISFSVLDNDHVPTEQDFTDFQIFPGKDYSNPRVKDFFGLDKPYESMYDRTTTPRMPWHDVHMLTSGKVARDLARHFVQRWNYLLRQKRPSRFTPLLTPPSDFTEQEEKLLNLGGSCEVQLLRSSGNWSLGLKEHEQSIQNAYLKLIETSEHFVYIENQFFVTSCEIDGNEIENRIGDALVDRIIRAHNEGTPWRAVIIIPLMPGFQSQVDQPDASSMRVIMQCQFMSISRGQTSIFAKLRKYGIEPDDYIQFFSLRKWGRIGPNRTLVTEQLYIHAKIMIIDDRAAIIGSANINERSMRGIRDSEMAALVRDRETIQTKMAGKDYTAGKFAHTLRIRLMREHLGVHVDIVDIVERRFRRFEEHACTSEGIKAATNHFKDSKYRILSAMVELASRDILGESEGTFRWKTFQKVNKSDLVADPVPMEDIDELEAQDNNPTPIPLPISFNNRTGTYEANRGIRDKKKQSYDARVQHSEVHKRDVYGLGLDKYKTRLAKTARLNSTRFLKDLTHKIMKTNPHSTVLPDIENIAEFLEGDDFDMSDEMDEDSERIIHERNKERWVLLKKVSYLQRVSATQREYQDEENKKRAKAGMPPVNLFGGPSPPSSADSKVDEKTKPVSSVEGSVEAPKDISEVTGIGSKPTSASSANTNGTLHQNGSAINGSHSNGHPSTTNLPSNDKKPDSAEFSANVPIVSLNEAGAQALINSISPKDAGNFTKFVDPYSFEDPISFDFYEDLWFEHARRNTEIFRMVFHTQPDDTVLTWADYKGFSKLQKAFITAQMQDSKRKSERHLFGENSSEDSDQESENEMRDSNDTSGSTGINIGSAKNETVTLGQPTENISKKSSFKFVYHNTIPEDPELSGELADGTELGLGSGSNGVANGSANGSGFTRRRRAFSSRKRVAAGDRIFDRETAERILSEIQGNLVIFPTDWLSRELDGGNWFYNTDRIPPIDIYD; encoded by the coding sequence ATGCTGGAGGCTTCGAAAGCAGACCCCCCTGCTTCAAATTCTCAGTCCCAGTCGCTCAGCCTCTCCAACGGTAAACCACTTCGAGAGTCCAGCCACTTTGACGACATCTACAAAAGCATCTCCAGCACCTCAGAGGCATCCCATCAAAGCCGCCCCAAATCTCACCGCCGAAGCAGCCTCGGGTCAGATGAGGGCCCCTCCTATACTATCGGTAACCCCATCCAATTTCTATTCAGTCGAGACGATCCGTTGCAATTGCGGTATTCGGACGAGGGAGAGATGGAGCGGGACCGTGCAGAGTACGTGCCATCCGAAGATGAACGTGAGGATATTGTTCCCAACGGGGAGGGTGAACAGcaggtggaagaagagcAAATAGAACGAAACCAGACGCTATCGTCTTTCCTCCCCAGCATGTTTCGAAACGCCGACCATGCCCAGAACATCAACGATGAAGAcaagaagtccaagagGAAGTTCCATCTTTTCCGTAAAAGAACCAAGGATAGAGAAAAAAAACAGTCGATCATCACCATACCTGACGAAGAGCctgaacaagaagacgaagatcTCTTCACGGGCCAACGGGCCCAGCAGTTGGTCGGTGCCTTGGCCTTCGGGCCGCCAGCCATCAGCCTCATGGCATCTTGTTTGTTGGAAGACGAGACAGGTCTTTCCAGAGCCCCTTTACTCTTGAGTTTATTGGGATTCCGAGTTACGGATATCTCCAATACCATTCTCACCAAGAACAGAAAGTTCCGGATCGACTTGGAGTACGGGGTCGGTCCCCAGAGAATGAAATGGTCGGTGGAACGTACTGCCAAAGACCTTCTCTATTTGCACTCGAGATTCAAGCTTGATAACTGGAGGAAAGAGGTGGTGCGTAATAAGAACTCGGAACTCCCCAAATACCCCATTCCTCCCTTGCGAAGAAACAACCAGGATGGGAATCTCTTGACCCGATACGCAAGAACAAACTCCATCAAACCAGCATTGAATGAATACTTGAATCACGAGGGCCACGATCATCAGCATGAGGATATGCATTCAGCCATAAGTCTTGGTCAGTTGGCCAGTCTTAGAGCACATTTATCCCACTCATCAGCCTCTTCTAGTGAGCTTTTCGACCAGAACCCAGAAGCCTTGAGGGTAAGGATTTCCAAGAACCAGGACTATATCCACCAAGTGGTCAACTATttgaatgagttgatcaagttggttgCGTTAAAGCCTCAGTCGAATAGATTATTTCATTTCTTGGAGATCTCTCCGATTTCCTCTTTGTTGAGTTATGAAACAGGGTTCATTGGTAAACAGGGTGTGGTTCATATAGGAGGTACAGCCAAGTCTCAGGGATGGAGAGTTGGCCATTTCAAGGCAAATGATTTAAAGGGTATGATCGATAGACGACTGGAAAAATGGCTTTTGGTCCGAAACAGCTACATAATGTACGTCTCGGATATCAACTCCACGTTACCGCTTGAGGTGTTCCTTGTTGACCATAAATTCAGAATTACTTACAAAGGAGACCAGTTTTTCAAAGACGATGACGACTCGGACTATGATGACGATTCAGTTGAACAGAAAGTTGCAAGTGAGAATGGAGATGAGGCTCATAAGCATGCAGTTTTCAAGCATTTGAAGATTGTCATTGAAAACTCCGAGAGAAAGCTCTCATTGCTTCCAAAATCACAAAAAGAGCAAAAGCTTTGGATCAATTCTTTATTTGAGATGAAAAACTCCACTGTGTggtcgaagaagaaccGTTTTGATTCTTTTGCTCCTGTCCGTGACAACTGTTATGCTCAGTGgtttgttgatggaagaGACTACTTTTGGGCCATTTCATCAGCGATTGAAATGGCCAAAGATGTGGTTTATATTCATGATTGGTGGCTTTCTCCTGAACTTTATTTGAGACGACCAGCAAATGGCAACCAGCAATGGAGAATTGATAGACTTCTTCAACGTAAAGCCAAGCAAGGAGTTAAGATTTTCGTGATTCTTTACAGAAATGTCGGTTCGACGGTTTCCACTGACTCCTTATACACCAAGCATTCCCTTTTATCACTTCATGATGAGAATATCCATGTTATCAGATCTCCTAATCAACTTTTGCAGAACACCTACTTCTGGGCTCATCATGAGAAACTATGTGTTGTAGATCTGACGGTTGCTTTCATTGGAGGAATTGACTTATGTTACGGTAGATTTGATACCCCTGACCATGTTATAACCGATGATTCTGGAATCAGTTTCTCTGTCCTTGACAATGACCATGTACCAACCGAACAAGACTTCACCGACTTTCAGATCTTCCCTGGAAAGGATTACTCAAACCCAAGAGTCAAGGACTTTTTTGGTCTTGATAAACCTTACGAATCCATGTATGATAGAACCACAACTCCAAGAATGCCATGGCATGATGTCCATATGCTTACATCCGGGAAAGTTGCTAGGGACTTGGCTCGTCATTTTGTTCAGAGATGGAACTACTTGTTGAGACAGAAAAGACCAAGTAGGTTCACACCTTTGTTGACACCACCTTCCGATTTCACCgagcaagaagaaaagttaCTTAACCTTGGAGGCTCTTGTGAGGTTCAGCTCTTGAGATCTTCGGGTAATTGGTCTTTGGGATTGAAAGAGCATGAACAGAGTATTCAAAATGCATATTTGAAGTTAATTGAGACTTCAGAACATTTTGTATATATCGAAAACCAGTTCTTCGTTACTTCTTGTGAAATAGATGGTAATGAAATCGAAAACAGAATCGGAGATGCTCTTGTGGATAGAATCATTCGTGCCCATAATGAAGGAACACCATGGAGAGCGGTTATAATAATTCCATTGATGCCTGGATTCCAATCCCAGGTGGATCAGCCTGATGCTTCTTCTATGAGAGTTATTATGCAATGCCAATTCATGTCGATTTCAAGAGGTCAAACCTCTATTTTTGCCAAACTTAGAAAGTATGGTATTGAGCCTGACGACTACATCCAGTTCTTCTCATTGAGGAAATGGGGTAGAATCGGCCCCAATAGAACCCTTGTCACCGAACAGTTGTATATTCATGCCAAGATCATGATTATTGATGATAGAGCTGCTATTATTGGAAGTGCCAACATCAATGAACGGTCGATGAGAGGTATCAGGGATTCTGAAATGGCGGCATTAGTTAGAGACAGAGAAACTATCCAAACCAAAATGGCCGGAAAAGATTATACAGCCGGAAAGTTTGCTCATACTTTGAGAATCAGGCTTATGAGGGAACATTTGGGTGTGCATGTCGATATcgttgatattgttgagAGAAGGTTCAGAAGATTCGAAGAACATGCTTGCACCAGCGAAGGTATCAAAGCAGCTACGAATCACTTCAAAGATAGCAAATATAGAATCCTTTCTGCTATGGTTGAACTTGCTTCGAGAGATATTTTGGGTGAGTCAGAAGGTACTTTTAGATGGAAAACCTTCCAAAAGGTCAATAAGTCAGACCTTGTTGCCGACCCTGTCCCCATGGAAGATATTGATGAGCTCGAAGCTCAAGACAATAACCCAACTCCCATCCCTTTGCCAATTTCATTTAATAACAGGACTGGAACTTATGAAGCGAATAGAGGTATTCGTGATAAGAAAAAGCAGTCGTATGATGCACGTGTCCAGCACAGCGAGGTGCACAAAAGAGATGTCTATGGACTTGGCTTGGATAAGTATAAAACCAGATTAGCCAAGACAGCCAGGTTGAACAGCACCAGGtttttgaaggacttgacCCATAAAATCATGAAAACCAATCCTCATTCCACCGTATTACCGGACATCGAAAACATAGCTGAGTTCCTTGAAGGAGACGATTTCGATATGTCGGACGAGATGGATGAGGATTCTGAACGCATAATTCACGaaagaaacaaagaaaGATGGGTTCTTTTAAAGAAAGTTTCCTACCTACAGAGAGTTTCTGCTACTCAGAGGGAGTatcaagatgaagaaaacaagaagCGGGCCAAAGCAGGTATGCCACCGGTCAATTTGTTTGGTGGACCTTCACCTCCTAGTTCAGCTGACAGTAAAGTGGACGAAAAAACAAAGCCTGTTTCATCGGTCGAAGGTTCTGTAGAAGCACCTAAAGATATTTCGGAAGTCACTGGTATTGGGAGTAAGCCTACATCGGCTTCTTCTGCAAATACAAATGGGACTTTGCACCAAAATGGAAGTGCTATTAATGGCTCCCATAGTAATGGTCACCCCAGTACCACAAATCTTCCATCCAACGACAAAAAGCCAGATTCTGCTGAGTTTTCTGCAAATGTGCCGATAGTTTCACTCAATGAAGCAGGAGCTCAAGCCCTTATAAACTCAATCAGTCCCAAGGATGCAGGGAACTTCACTAAATTTGTTGATCCTTACCTGTTCGAAGACCCTATAAGCTTCGATTTCTATGAAGACTTATGGTTTGAACATGCAAGAAGAAATACCGAAATCTTTCGAATGGTGTTCCATACTCAGCCTGATGATACTGTGTTGACATGGGCCGATTATAAAGGGTTCTCGAAGCTTCAGAAAGCTTTTATCACTGCTCAAATGCAAGATTCCAAACGCAAAAGTGAAAGACATCTTTTTGGAGAAAATTCCAGTGAGGATTCGGACCAGGAGTCTGAAAATGAAATGAGGGATTCCAACGATACATCTGGTAGCACTGGTATCAATATTGGATCAGCCAAGAACGAAACTGTTACTTTGGGTCAACCAACTGAGAATATCTCCAAGAAACTGAGCTTCAAATTTGTGTACCACAACACCATTCCCGAAGACCCCGAGTTGCTGGGCGAGCTCGCGGACGGTACCGAACTAGGCCTTGGTAGTGGTTCCAATGGTGTCGCTAACGGCAGTGCTAATGGCAGTGGCTTCACCCGAAGAAGACGTGCATTTAGTTCCAGAAAGAGGGTGGCTGCTGGAGATCGTATTTTTGATAGAGAAACTGCCGAACGAATCTTGAGTGAGATCCAGGGTAATTTGGTTATATTCCCAACCGACTGGCTTCTGAGGGAATTGGACGGTGGAAATTGGTTCTACAATACCGATAGAATCCCCCCTATAGATATCTACGATTAG
- a CDS encoding uncharacterized protein (COG:E; EggNog:ENOG503P24Z): MTSFYGDIKSYDIHTYWHASSPAQAEFAAQLRQKVLDEFAPEVEAGDIRVYKLWDKAIGPHPTCMFEIDFSKPEVFAKIVPFYQMNHGSLSVLIHPRTGNDLLDHTQNALWLGHKLRLNTEYLH; the protein is encoded by the coding sequence ATGACTTCTTTCTACGGTGACATCAAATCCTACGACATCCACACCTATTGGCACGCCAGTAGTCCTGCGCAAGCAGAGTTTGCTGCCCAGCTAAGACAAAAGGTCCTTGATGAATTTGCACCCGAAGTGGAGGCAGGTGATATCAGGGTGTATAAATTATGGGACAAAGCTATAGGACCGCACCCTACTTGCATGTTTGAAATCGACTTTTCTAAACCAGAGGTTTTTGCAAAAATAGTTCCCTTCTACCAAATGAACCACGGCCTGCTCTCGGTGCTAATTCACCCCCGTACTGGTAATGATCTCTTGGACCACACGCAGAATGCTCTTTGGTTGGGCCACAAGCTCCGACTCAATACCGAATACTTACATTAA
- a CDS encoding uncharacterized protein (COG:S; EggNog:ENOG503P3CD) → MVSVRIPVAIVFALTLALAAYLGFASIHFEYDKFLHFSVFFVLAIEFYFIIDTHHKSLKTLRLVTCLWCVGSSVVSEIVQSIVNPSRKFDVYDIMANLGGSFLGLVVAASAHAYTVRRARAGRYRKLARSEVENTGRTDGEEFVNIKMQDLEDGTGPSSVQ, encoded by the exons ATGGTTTCCGTCCGTATTCCCGTTGCAATTG TCTTTGCTCTTACCCTTGCTCTTGCAGCATATTTGGGGTTTGCCCTGATTCATTTTGAGTACGATAAGTTTCTCCATTTTAGTGTATTTTTTGTTCTTGCAATTGAATTCTACTTTATCATCGACACCCACCacaagtcgttgaagaCGCTTCGTCTTGTCACGTGCTTATGGTGTGTCGGGTCGAGTGTGGTGCTGGAAATTGTTCAGTCTATCGTCAACCCCAGCAGGAAGTTTGACGTGTACGACATTATGGCCAACCTTGGCGGTAGTTTCTTAGGGCTCGTGGTGGCAGCCTCCGCCCATGCGTATACGGTGCGTCGGGCCCGGGCAGGGCGGTACCGTAAATTGGCACGTCTGGAGGTGGAAAATACAGGCCGAACTGATGGTGAGGAGTTTGTGAACATTAAGATGCAAGATCTTGAGGACGGGACTGGTCCCAGTCTGGTGCAGTGA